In Candidatus Methylomirabilota bacterium, the sequence ATGCTCCGGCTCTCGCGCGCCAGACCGTGGCAGGCGACCTTCCTCGCACATCTCTCGCGCCTGCTCCCGAAGGACGCCAACTGCAATGCAGTTCCGGTGACAGAGGCTAAGATATGAGTTCAACTGCAATATTCCGGTTGAAAAAACCAAGGTGCCTTTGGATTGGGAATATGATGAGGAGGCCGACACCCTCTACTTGAGTTTCGGTCAGCCTCGCGCCGCCGTGGGATTAGACGTGGGAGAAGGCGTCATTATCCGGTATGACGAGAAGGCCAGAGAAGTAGTGGGTTTGACGATTGTCGGCGTGGGACATCGGCTGGAGGAGTATCTGCGGAAGCAGTCATGATGTGCATCGATCACCGGAGACGGAGGTAGCCATGTTTACTTGTCATGTGTGTGGCCACACCGCCGCCAGATCCGAGTTCATGAGCGAGGTGTTCATGATCGACGGTCGGCGCGTTCTCGTGGAGCATATTCCAACGCAAGTGTGCCAGCGTTGCGGGGAGGCAACCTTTTCACGCGAAACCACGGAGAAGATTCGCCAACTCGTGCGAGGAGTAGGTCAGCCGATCAAAACGGTGCCGTTGGAGGTTTTTGCCCTGGCTTGAGCCTTGCCAATACCCGCTAGGTCCGCCAGGGGTGGACCGGGAGGTCGGCGAGGCCGATCGCTTCGACCCCGGCCTTGGCCACAAGGTGGTCGTGCTCCACGGTGCTGCCGCTGACCCCGATCGCTCCGATCAGGACTCCTTCCGTATTGACGATCGGCAGCCCTCCCGGAAAGGTGATGAGCCCTTCGTTACTGTGCTCAATCCCGTAGAGCGGGCCGCCGGGCTGCGACAGCTTACCGATCTGTCCCGTCGGCATCGCGAAGAAGCAGGCGGTTTTCGCCTTCTTAAAGGCGATGTCGATGCTCCCGACCCACGCATCGTCCATCCGGACGAATGCCTTCAAGTTGGCGCCTGAGTCCACGACCGCAATATCCATACACGTCCCAAGTTCTGTGGCCTTATCGATGGCTGCTGCGATTGCCTTCTCTGCCTGTTCAAGCGTGACGTGCATCTCACACCTCCTGCCGCTGGATGGACCCCTCGGGCCCTCACCAGACAGCAATCTCCTTGCCCGATGCTTATTGTCGGAATTCAGTGGATTGGTATGGTCATTATCCTCACTTTGGCGACGATTGACAAGAGGGAGCAGGGTAGTCGTATTTCCACCCCTAGGCAACGCATCTACTATGGGTATACTACAAGTATAACGTAAGAATAATATTTCATTGACTAATTATTTTATATATGGTATACACTTAGTAAAAGTATTCTTAAAGGAGGTTCCATGGACAAAGCGGTTGTCACGGTCAAAGGTCAAGTGGTGATCCCGTCGAGGCTTCGACGGAGGTTTGGCATTAAAAAGGGCACGCAGGTGTACCTGTACGAGCGGGAGGGGGAAATCGTTCTCAAGCCGATTACTGACGAATATATCCGGACGATGGCAGGCATGACCGGTACCAAGGGCAGACTCCTGAAGGCGTTAATGGAGGAAAAAGCAAAGGAGCGGGAGCTGTGAGGGCGGCACCTCGGGTGCTGGACTCGTACAGTCTCATCGCCTATCTGGAGGGTGAAGCCGGGGCGGAGAAGATGATCGAACTGTTTCGGCTCGCGCGAGATTCCGGGCGCGATCTCCTCGTGTCAGTAATCAACTGGGGCGAGGTGTACTACGTCACGCTGAGAGAGGCGGGACGTGAGCGGGCCGATGAGGTGGCTCACCTTATTGCGACGCTGCCGATCGAGGTTGTCCTTGCCGATCTGGATCTGACCCGACAGGCGGCTGATTTCAAGTCCAGCAAGAAAATGTCTTACGCTGACTGTTTCGCCGCAGCCTTGGCAAAAGCGAGGAAGGCGGAGTTAGTGACAGGAGATAAGGAATTCAGGCAAGTTGACGGGGAAGTGAAGATTCTGTGGATTAGCTAGTCTTTCAATCTGTCGTCGGCATCTTTTCCTCCAGTCGATTCGTCTCCGTCAGGACCTGACGACTGGATATCAAATATCGAGCACTACTGTCCCAACGTTAAATACGTAAAATCAACTGGTTATCGTCATCGGTCTCCGGCTCTTCGTAATCGAGAGGCGAAAGCGCCGGTAAAATGGGCGTTTTCTCGAAGAGTGACACGCTCAAAATCTGTAGAATTGTGTAGAGACTCCGATCCAGCTTCAGCCGTTTCTTGACGATGGCGACGAGCACGTACACGGAGATCGCGATCCAGATTTGGGTCTTGACGGCGTTCTCGGTCGTGCCATAGAACGCTTTGATCCGCAGGTGTTGCTTGATCCATTTGAAGAACAGTTCCACCTGCCAGCGACATTTGTAGAGCTGTGCAATCATCAGCGCAGACAGGGTGAAGTTATTGGTGAGGAACACCAGGCGCTTCTTGGTCTCGGCATCGCGGTACCGGATGCGCCGGAGCTTCTCGGGGTAGTCTTTCTGCGTGTAAAAGCCGGTGGCGGTAATCACCTGATCGACTTGCACACCGGTCGCTTTGTCCACCGGTTGGGAGTAGAGGCGCTTGAAAACGAAATTGCGCTTGGCCCGCGTCACGAAGAACGCCAGCGACTGATGCAGCCGATAGAGACGGCCAAAATCGACATACGCGCGATCCATGATGTAGAGCGCGCCCGCCTCGATCAGGAGGTCGTCGAGGATCTTGATCTCGTGCACGGTGCCGGGCGTAATGCGGATCATCGTGGGAATGCGGCCGCGCAGGTCCAACAGCGTATGGAGCTTCACCGCCGCCTTGCCCGTGCGGAACGTGGCCCAGGGGAACACTGACAGACACAGGTCGATGATCGTGGCATCGAGGGCGTAGACGGTGTGATCCAGGTCCAGTCCGAACGCCTCGCCCGCATACAGCGCTTTGGCCGTGCGGATCAGTTCCTGGGCAAAGTCGGCATAGATCCGCCAGTCGCGGGTCTCGTTGGCATGAGCCAGGGTGTTGCGCGCGACTCTGCCCCGGATGCCCATATGGTACAGCTTGGTCGTTGCCACACGCAGGCAGGCCTCGATATCGCGCAGACTCTCTCGATAGGTGAGTTGCGCAAAGGCCATGCAGAGGAACTGATCCCAGCAGGAAAAGCTCTTCACCTTGTAGTTGCCGTGGTAGCGCTCGACGCATTGCCGAAACTCGTAGCTGGGCACAAAGTCCATCAGTTGCGCAAACACGGTTCTCCCGATATGCATCGGCCATCTCCTTTCGCTCAGACGTTGCGGAAGTATGGCCTATCGGCAGAAAATAATTCAAATCGATAAAATGCATGTGGGGCTCACAGCTCATATTTGTCGCTGCGTTAGAACGCGCAACGGATTCAACGTTGGGACAGTAGTGAATATCGAGGGTAAATCAATTTATGGGCGTTGTGCTCTGCGAGGCGGGTACGGTGCTCGTGGAGCCTTCATGGCGAGTACGGCTTGTAACACCGAAAAGGAGAACAACTGGTCATGGCTTATCGGTGGCAGTTCAACACGGCGCGTCCGGCTTACAAAGCGCGAGAGCCCATTCACGGAGAGTTCTTTGCCACAGAAGCTGTCAGCGACCCTGGTGAGGCGCTCGTGCGGGAGGGGATTCAGAACTCAATCGATGCGCGGCGCAATGGCGAAAAGGTCATGATTCGAATCCGCGTCAGCGGAACCGGTGCTGCGGTGGCAAGAGATGCTGTCGCCCCTTTCCTGAACGGCCTTGACGAACATCTCAAAGCGCCTGGAAACGGGCTGCGGGAAATTCCCAACGACTGCGACGACTGCCCTATTCTCGTGTTTGAAGACTTTGGGACAACTGGGCTTCTTGGCGATCCCACCGAGTGGAAACCGGTGTTCGGTTCATGCAACCATTTCTATCATTTCTTCCGGGCCGAAGGACGTTCCGACAAACGTGAGAAGGATATCGG encodes:
- a CDS encoding DUF2283 domain-containing protein, giving the protein MPVEKTKVPLDWEYDEEADTLYLSFGQPRAAVGLDVGEGVIIRYDEKAREVVGLTIVGVGHRLEEYLRKQS
- a CDS encoding IS4 family transposase; this encodes MHIGRTVFAQLMDFVPSYEFRQCVERYHGNYKVKSFSCWDQFLCMAFAQLTYRESLRDIEACLRVATTKLYHMGIRGRVARNTLAHANETRDWRIYADFAQELIRTAKALYAGEAFGLDLDHTVYALDATIIDLCLSVFPWATFRTGKAAVKLHTLLDLRGRIPTMIRITPGTVHEIKILDDLLIEAGALYIMDRAYVDFGRLYRLHQSLAFFVTRAKRNFVFKRLYSQPVDKATGVQVDQVITATGFYTQKDYPEKLRRIRYRDAETKKRLVFLTNNFTLSALMIAQLYKCRWQVELFFKWIKQHLRIKAFYGTTENAVKTQIWIAISVYVLVAIVKKRLKLDRSLYTILQILSVSLFEKTPILPALSPLDYEEPETDDDNQLILRI
- a CDS encoding type II toxin-antitoxin system VapC family toxin, with the protein product MRAAPRVLDSYSLIAYLEGEAGAEKMIELFRLARDSGRDLLVSVINWGEVYYVTLREAGRERADEVAHLIATLPIEVVLADLDLTRQAADFKSSKKMSYADCFAAALAKARKAELVTGDKEFRQVDGEVKILWIS
- a CDS encoding AbrB/MazE/SpoVT family DNA-binding domain-containing protein, encoding MDKAVVTVKGQVVIPSRLRRRFGIKKGTQVYLYEREGEIVLKPITDEYIRTMAGMTGTKGRLLKALMEEKAKEREL
- a CDS encoding heme-binding protein — encoded protein: MHVTLEQAEKAIAAAIDKATELGTCMDIAVVDSGANLKAFVRMDDAWVGSIDIAFKKAKTACFFAMPTGQIGKLSQPGGPLYGIEHSNEGLITFPGGLPIVNTEGVLIGAIGVSGSTVEHDHLVAKAGVEAIGLADLPVHPWRT
- a CDS encoding YgiT-type zinc finger protein; its protein translation is MFTCHVCGHTAARSEFMSEVFMIDGRRVLVEHIPTQVCQRCGEATFSRETTEKIRQLVRGVGQPIKTVPLEVFALA